The following proteins are encoded in a genomic region of Paenibacillus sp. FSL R7-0273:
- the hemQ gene encoding hydrogen peroxide-dependent heme synthase, with amino-acid sequence MNEAALTLEGWYALHDFRSINWTAWTAADDEERAVALEELHAFMEEWGPVEEAKEGSTAVYAIVGQKADFVMMFLRESLEALNALETAFNKIAFAQYTTKSYSYVSIVELSNYAAGGSAGDGSDPMQNPHVAARLKPVLPQAKHICFYPMNKKRELADNWYMLDMNKRRELMHSHGLIGRGYAGKVKQIITGSVGFDDWEWGVTLFAEDALQFKKLVYEMRFDEVSARYGEFGPFYVGNLLTPESFEELLKL; translated from the coding sequence ATGAACGAAGCCGCTTTGACGCTGGAAGGCTGGTATGCCCTGCATGACTTCCGCTCAATCAACTGGACGGCCTGGACAGCTGCCGATGACGAGGAGCGCGCCGTAGCCCTGGAAGAGCTCCATGCCTTCATGGAGGAGTGGGGGCCGGTCGAGGAAGCCAAGGAAGGAAGCACTGCGGTGTACGCCATCGTCGGACAGAAGGCCGATTTCGTGATGATGTTTCTGCGGGAAAGCCTGGAAGCGCTGAACGCCCTTGAAACCGCCTTTAACAAAATTGCCTTTGCCCAATATACTACGAAGTCTTATTCTTATGTCAGTATCGTCGAGCTGAGCAACTATGCTGCAGGCGGAAGTGCCGGAGACGGCAGTGATCCGATGCAGAATCCGCATGTGGCGGCACGCCTGAAGCCGGTTCTGCCGCAGGCGAAGCATATCTGCTTCTACCCGATGAATAAGAAGCGCGAGCTGGCCGACAACTGGTATATGCTCGATATGAATAAACGCCGGGAGCTGATGCACTCGCACGGGCTGATCGGCCGCGGCTATGCCGGCAAGGTGAAGCAGATCATCACCGGCTCCGTCGGCTTTGACGACTGGGAATGGGGCGTAACCCTGTTTGCCGAGGATGCGCTGCAGTTCAAGAAGCTGGTGTACGAAATGCGCTTCGACGAGGTCAGCGCCCGCTACGGCGAGTTCGGCCCGTTCTATGTCGGCAACCTGCTGACACCGGAAAGCTTTGAAGAGCTGCTTAAGCTGTAA
- a CDS encoding NAD(P)/FAD-dependent oxidoreductase, whose amino-acid sequence MSSIPKIVILGAGYGGILTAQRLQKALNYNEADVTLVNRHEYHYFTTHLHMPAAGTDSIEHTRVSISKLIDEFKIDLVKSSVQEIRTQQKKVILEDGTLSYDYLVIALGGEPETFGIPGLDKYALTIRSINSVRLIREHIEYQFAKYKNENNAQEHINFVVGGAGFSGIEFVAELADRIPALCKEYDVDPSLVNIYNVEAAPTALPGFAPELVEHAMAVLTKKGITFKMGVAIKECLPGGVILATGEEIKASTIVWTGGIRGNRLIEAAGFEAMRGRVKVDEYLRVPGHENIFIIGDGSLMINPEGRPYPPTAQIAMQQGECCAHNLVAAIRSQQPKKFVFSNKGTVASLGKGQGIAVVGEKTYKGWTAAQLKKVVDMRYLFIIGGIPLVLKKGRFF is encoded by the coding sequence ATGAGCAGTATTCCCAAAATTGTCATCCTAGGCGCGGGATATGGAGGTATTTTGACCGCCCAGCGGCTGCAGAAAGCTTTGAATTATAATGAAGCTGATGTGACCCTGGTTAACCGCCATGAATATCATTATTTCACTACCCATCTGCATATGCCAGCTGCGGGAACGGACAGCATTGAACATACACGCGTATCTATCTCCAAACTAATAGACGAATTTAAGATCGACCTCGTGAAATCTTCCGTGCAGGAAATCCGTACCCAACAGAAAAAAGTAATTCTTGAAGACGGCACGCTCTCGTATGACTACCTTGTCATTGCCCTCGGAGGCGAGCCGGAAACCTTTGGTATTCCCGGACTTGATAAATATGCGCTGACCATCCGCAGCATTAACTCCGTGCGGCTGATCCGTGAGCATATTGAATATCAGTTTGCCAAATATAAGAACGAAAATAACGCCCAGGAGCATATTAACTTTGTGGTCGGCGGAGCGGGCTTCAGCGGCATTGAATTTGTGGCTGAGCTGGCGGACCGGATTCCTGCCCTCTGCAAGGAATACGATGTAGACCCTAGTCTCGTTAATATCTACAACGTAGAGGCTGCCCCTACGGCACTGCCGGGCTTCGCACCTGAGCTGGTTGAGCATGCGATGGCTGTGCTGACCAAGAAGGGGATTACCTTCAAGATGGGCGTGGCTATTAAGGAATGCCTGCCCGGCGGGGTCATTCTCGCAACCGGTGAAGAAATCAAGGCCTCGACGATTGTCTGGACCGGCGGCATCCGCGGGAACCGGCTGATTGAAGCAGCAGGCTTTGAAGCCATGCGCGGACGGGTGAAGGTGGATGAGTACCTGCGTGTGCCGGGGCATGAAAATATCTTTATCATTGGCGACGGCTCCCTGATGATTAATCCGGAAGGACGCCCGTACCCGCCGACGGCACAGATTGCGATGCAGCAGGGCGAGTGCTGTGCCCACAATCTGGTGGCGGCGATCCGCAGCCAGCAGCCGAAGAAGTTCGTCTTCAGCAACAAGGGAACAGTAGCCTCACTAGGCAAAGGCCAGGGCATTGCGGTAGTCGGCGAGAAGACTTATAAGGGCTGGACGGCAGCCCAGCTCAAAAAAGTAGTCGATATGCGTTACCTGTTCATCATCGGCGGCATTCCGCTGGTGCTGAAGAAGGGAAGGTTCTTCTAG
- a CDS encoding NAD(P)/FAD-dependent oxidoreductase, whose protein sequence is MSDLLIIGGGPAGMFAAFYGGMRQASVTLIESMPQLGGQLAALYPEKYIYDVAGFPKITAQELVDNLSRQMDLFQSNICLEEKVVSVEKRDERHFVTTTDKAEYHSKAVIITAGVGAFEPRRLELPEAARFEKANLHYFVSDLNAFQGKKVLISGGGDSAVDWALMLEPIAEQVTLIHRRDKFRAHEHSVEKLMASKVNVITPSEITELHGEEFITKVTLSHIKTKETQEIEVDSVIVNFGFVSSLGPIAQWGIEIESNSIVVDSRMETSIPGIFAAGDITTYPGKLKLIAVGFGEAPTAVNNAKVYLDPDAKLSPGHSSNLKL, encoded by the coding sequence ATGAGCGACCTGTTAATTATAGGCGGCGGTCCTGCCGGCATGTTTGCCGCCTTCTACGGCGGTATGCGCCAGGCGTCTGTAACCCTTATTGAAAGCATGCCCCAGCTGGGAGGCCAGCTAGCCGCGCTTTACCCGGAAAAATACATCTATGATGTGGCCGGTTTCCCGAAAATTACCGCACAGGAGCTGGTAGACAACCTGTCCCGGCAAATGGACCTGTTCCAGTCCAACATCTGTCTGGAAGAGAAGGTCGTATCTGTTGAGAAACGGGACGAACGCCACTTCGTAACAACTACTGATAAGGCGGAATACCACAGCAAGGCTGTTATTATTACAGCCGGCGTAGGCGCCTTTGAACCGCGCCGTCTGGAACTTCCGGAGGCAGCCCGGTTCGAGAAAGCCAATCTGCATTATTTCGTAAGTGACCTGAATGCCTTCCAGGGCAAGAAGGTGCTGATCAGCGGCGGCGGCGACTCGGCAGTCGACTGGGCTCTCATGCTTGAGCCGATCGCCGAGCAGGTTACGCTGATCCACCGCCGCGACAAGTTCCGCGCGCATGAGCACAGTGTAGAGAAGCTGATGGCTTCCAAGGTTAATGTAATTACCCCTTCAGAGATCACTGAGCTGCACGGGGAAGAATTCATTACCAAGGTAACCTTGTCCCACATTAAAACCAAGGAGACACAGGAAATTGAAGTGGACAGTGTTATCGTCAACTTCGGGTTTGTATCCTCTCTGGGTCCGATTGCACAGTGGGGAATTGAAATTGAGAGTAATTCCATCGTGGTGGATTCGCGTATGGAGACGAGCATTCCGGGCATTTTCGCCGCCGGTGACATTACTACTTATCCCGGCAAGCTGAAGCTGATTGCGGTGGGCTTCGGTGAAGCACCAACTGCCGTCAATAACGCCAAGGTCTATCTCGATCCGGATGCCAAGCTTTCACCGGGACACAGCAGTAATCTTAAGCTGTAA
- the sda gene encoding sporulation histidine kinase inhibitor Sda, with translation MVELSDEMLLDSYQRALELQLEHDFIALLLAEIRKRNLHSPVHAVLH, from the coding sequence GTGGTTGAATTATCGGATGAGATGCTGCTCGACTCGTACCAAAGAGCGTTAGAGCTACAATTGGAGCATGATTTCATCGCTCTGTTGCTCGCTGAAATTCGCAAACGGAACTTACACTCTCCAGTACATGCGGTTTTGCACTAA